TCCAGCCGGACACCTTGGGGTTGCCGGTTGCGTAGCGCGCGAGGACCTGTACGTCACCACCGCCGACGTCGAAGGCCCGCGAGTCGCCCCAGTACCAGACGTTGACGCTCGGGTCCATGCCGCGCGTGAGCGGGTGCGATGTGTCGAGGTCGGCACGCAGGATGGAGCCGGGGATGTAGAAGTCCTGGGGACGCAGCTCCTCGACGGCGCTTTCGATCGGCAGATCGAAGACCTCGGTGACGAAGTCGGTCGCCTGCTCGATGGCGACGACGCGGCCGCCGTTGCGGACGAAATCCCGGATCGCGGCGATACCCGCCTCGCTCATGCCGCCGGTGTACTGCTCCGGCAGCGACCCTGCCTCATAGCCCTCGCCGATCGAGCGCGGGCTCTGCGACTGCAGGAGGATGACGTCGTAATCGCGGTTCAGGTTGCCCTGGCGGATGCGCGCGTCCTTGAGGGTGTCGTAGCGAAGCTCGTGCATGTCGAAGACCCAGCGCGTCCAGCCGGCCTCCATCGGCTCCTGCCAAGACTTGTAGATGGCGATGCGCGGCGCATCCGGCCCGCGCAGCGAGGGCGGCAGCTCGAACCGCCAGTCGACCTGCTCGATCGGCGCGGACAGCGACGGCGCCGCCCCGCTCCATGCCTCCACTTCCGCTGCCTCGATATCCATCAGCAGGGGCAGTGTGTGCGCCGTGACGTCGTACGGCCGGCGCGGCGGGCCGCCGGGGTACTCGCGCAGGTCGGGATACTCCTGCACCTCGAGCATCGCCTGCGCGAACGAGGCGTACGGCTGCTGCATGGGAATCACGTACGTCCCGGCCGCGTACTGCCGCCCGTTCGTCGTGAACGGCGCGGTCGCGCGATGCACCTCCACATCCGCCATCGTGAGGATGCGCAGCACGTGTGAAAGCCCGATCGGGTTGTCCTGCTCGGCGGGGATCACCCATGCTGCCGGCCACTCCTCCCAGCCTTCGACCGCGCGGCGGTTGATGTTGTAGAAGTTCTCGACCCAGAACGTGCGGTTGCGTGCCGCATTGGAGAGAAGCGCGAGGGCGCCGGTCTCCATGTAGTCGACGATGTCGCCAATACGCCAGGTGCCGCCCGTCCAGGGCATCGGGTATTTCCAGCTCGCGGTCGCAGCGTCGTACTCGCGGCCGCCGCGCACGCGCTCGCCCGGCACGTCCAGGGGCGAGGCAAGGCGTGCCGACGCCGTCTCGCTCAGGATACGAACGCCGCCGTGGTAGTGCTGGTATGCGCGGGCGGGGGTGAACGCATCGTAGATCGCGCCGATTACCGCTCCCGGCATCCCGCGCGCGGTCACTTCGGCGGCCATGTAGGCGCCGAGCTGGTTGAGCGCACTGACCAGAGCGGGATCGACGTTGGGCTCGACCGGATCGATGTAGGGCGGGAAGAAGATCCGTGCGCCATTGGCACCCATCTGGTGGATGTCGTGCACGATGTGCGGTCGCCAGACGTTGTGCCCGTGCTCGATGGCGAGCTGCGTCTCCTTCTGCGTGAACGCGTACCAGTCGCGGTTGTTGTCATGGCCGACGTAGAACTGGTACAGCCATGGCGGCGACATCCCCTCGTAGGGTGTGCCGACGTGCTGCATGTAGAACTCGGAGACCCAGTCCAGCCCGTCCGGGTTGAGCGACGGCACGTCGAGCAGGATCACGTTGTCGAGGATCTCGAGCACCTCGGCGTCGTTGGACGAGGCGAGGCGGTGCAGCATGCGCGCGGCCGTGAGTCCGCCGCCGACCTCCGTCGAATGGATCTGGTGCGTGATCAGCACCACGGAACGCATGTCGCGCAGCAGAGACTGCAGCTCGGCATCGTCGCGGATCGTGCGCGGGTCGGCGAGCTTGCGCTGCATCGCGAGATACTCGTCGAGGCGTGCGTGGTTCTCCGGGCTGGTCACCGTCAGCATGACGAAGGGCCGCCCCTTCGTGGTGGTGCCGAGCGTGTCCAGTGTGACGCGCGGGCTCGCCTGCGCGAGCTTCTCGTAGTAACCGACCAGCTGGTCCCAGTCGGCGAGCTTGCGGTCGGCGCCGATCTCGAAGCCGAGATGCGACGCGGGAGCGGGCACGTCGAGGGCGGTGGGCGCCGCCTGCTGCTGTGCGGGCACGGGCGTCTGCGGCTGTACCACCGCCTGCTGCGCGCAGGCGGACAGGATCAGCGCGAGCGGCGCCATGCACAGCAGGGCTGCGGCGTGGAGACGACGGGTCATTGCGGCCTCCGCATGTCGGGCTTTCAGGGGGACGCGCGATGGTAGCCGGCGCACGGCGGTGAGGCAAGCGGCGACGTCGCGTGGGACAATCCCCGACACGCGCGGGGGGCGAAGGGCGACTGGCGGAAACACGCTCTTTGCGGCATGGTATGGGAGTCGCACCAGAGAAGAGGAGACAGGATGTCCACACGGAGACAGTGGTTCGCCGCGGCCGGCGCGGGCGCTGCACTGGCCGCACTCAGCCCGCTGATGTTCCTGACCGGCTGCGAGCGTGGAGCGGAGGGCGGGAGCCCGGGCGCGGCCCTCGCCATGAACGGGGACGGACCGCTCGTCCGGATGCGCAAGAACCCGGGTTGCGGTTGCTGCGACGACTGGGCGAAGCACATGGAGGCGAACGGGTTCCGCGTGGAGTCGCGCGAGGATCCCGGCATCTACGAGTACAAGCAGCAGCTCGGCATTCCGCGCGAGCTGGTGAGCTGCCACACCGCCGAGGTCGACAGCTACGTGCTCGAGGGTCACGTTCCGGCCGACCTGGTGCAGCGGATGCTCACCGAGAAGCCGGCGATCGTCGGCATCGCGGTCGGCGGCATGCCGATGGGCTCGCCCGGGATGGAGGGTCCGTACAAGGATCCGTACAACGTCGTCGCATTCCGGAAGGACGGCTCGCAGATGGTCTACGCGAGTCGCTGACCAGTGCAGTGCTCACGCCGTGCGGGCGCCGACCCGCACGGCGTTTCCTTTTCCCGATCCCCGGACCCGTGAGCAAGACCTACGACCGGCAGTACTTCGATCGCTGGTACCGCTCGGCGCGGGCGGTCGTGCGGGACGACGTCGTGCAGCGCAAGGCGCGCCTCGCGCTTGCGGCCGCTGAGCATCTGCTCGGACGCGAGGTGCACACCGTGCTCGACGTCGGGTGCGGCGAAGCACCCTGGCGGGGCATCCTGCGGAGGATGCGGCCCGAGCTGGAGTACACGGGCGTGGATCCGAGCGAGTACGCGGTGCACCGCTACGGCCGCACGCGCAACATCATCCAGGGCACACTGCTGGAGCTGGACGAGCTGTATCTCGACCGCGATTACGACCTGGTCGTGTGCTCCGACGTGCTGCAGTACCTGCCGAACGACGACGTGCGCGAGGGGTTGCGGCTGCTTGCGCGACGGACCGCCGGGGTCGCATACATCGAGGCATTCACGGCAGGCGATGACATGGTAGGGGACCGCGAGGACTGGCACATGCGCTCGGCGGAGTGGTACCGGCGCGCGTTCCGGCTCGCCGGTCTCGTACCGGTCGGCCTGTATCTCTTCATCGGCCCGCGGCTCTACCCGACGACCAACGAGCTGGAGCGCTGCGGATCGTGATGCTGGCTTCCGCACAGCACCTGACACGACAGGTTCACAACTGGAGGAGTGGATGAGACTGGTCGGACTCCGGCGCTCGCGGCGCCTGCACGTCATGCTGCTGCACGCCCTGGTTGCAGCGCTCATGGTCCTGCCGTCTTCGGTGGCTGCGCAGGCCGCGCCGCTCGGCGGGCTGGACAGCTACATCGAGAGCGCAATGCGCGACTGGAGCGTGCCGGGTCTCGCGATCGCGGTCGTCCGCAATGACTCGATCATTCACGCGCGTGGCTATGGTGTGCGCGAGCTCGGTCGGCCGGACCGCGTGGATGAGCACACACTGTTTGCGATCGCGTCCACGACCAAGGCAATGACCACGGCCGCCCTGGGCATGCTGGTCGACGAGGACAGCCTCGACTGGGACGACCGGGTGGTCGAGCATCTCCCGTCCTTCGAGCTGAGCGATGCCTACCTGACGCACAACCTGACCGTACGGGACCTGATCACGCACCGAGCGGGCATTTCGCGCAGTGACAACCTCTGGATCGCAGGGCCCTTCGATCGTGCGGAAGTGTTGCGCCGCGCGCGCTACCTGGAGCCCGTGAACGGTTTCCGCTCGCAGTACGGCTACCACAACGTGATGTACACGACGGCGGGCGAGGTCGTGGCGGCCGCCGCGGGCATGAGCTGGGACGACTTCATCGAGCAGCGGCTGTTCCGGCCCCTGGGAATGGATCGGAGCACCACGCGCGCTGCGGTCGTCGCGACGCGCGACAACGTTTCCGCACCGCACACCTGGGACGACGACCGGGTGATCGCCGGGCAGCTGCGCAACTACGACAACCTCGGAGGCGCCGGCTCGGCGTTCTCGAGCGTGCACGACATGGCGCAGTGGATCCGGCTGCACCTGAACGAGGGCGTCTACGAGGGGCAGCGCCTGCTCTCGGAGGCCACGATGCGCGAGCTCCACGAGCCGCAGGTGGTGATCCATGCCGATACCACCTCCGAGCGCATGTATCCCGGCACCAACCTGCGTGCGTATGCGCTTGGCTGGCAGGTGCAGGACTACCACGGACACGAGCTCGTGCATCATTCGGGCTCGCTGAACTGGACGCGCACGCACGTGATGATGGTGCCCGAGGAGGACATCGGTGTCGTCGTGATCGCCAACCTGGGCAGCAGCAATCTGCAGCAGGGGATCGCGTTCCGGGTCATCGATGCACTGCTCGGCCTGCCGCAGCGCGACTGGAGCGCCGAGCTGCTGGCGCTCGCGCAGCGTGGTGAGAAGCGATCGGAGGCCCGCGCGAAGGAAGTCGAGGAGAGCCGCGTTCCCGACACGCGACCGTCGCTCGCCCTGGACGGCTACACCGGCACGTACCGCAGCGAGCTGTACGGCGATGTGCGTCTGCGGATGGAGAACGGACACCTCGTGCTCGACTACGCGCCCGACTACGTGGCGGACCTCGAGCACTGGCACCACGACACGTTCAGGGCGGTGTGGCGCCGGGCTGGCTTCGGCCGGGATTTCGTGACGTTCTCACTCGACCGCGATGCCGAGGCGGCCGAGCTGGAGCTGTCCGGCTTCGGCGAGTTCGAGCGCGTGGAGGCGGAGCCAGCGGCGCCGTAGGGTTCAGCGCCGCTGCACCACCCTGACCACGACACCGGCCGCGAGCACGACAAGGCCGACGATGATGGTGCGCAGGTCGAGCGAGAGTGCGAGCGTCGCGCACGCGAGCACCCCGAAGACGGGCACCCACGCCGGCAGCCAGCGTTCGGGGTTGCGCAGTCGGATGGCGGCGGCGTTGGTGATGCCGTAATACACCAGAATCGTGAACGATGCGGCGGCTGCGACGGCATCGAGCGCGCCGGTGGCGGCGACAATGGCCGCCACCGTGCCGACCACGATGACCGCGGTGCGGGGGACGCCGCGCTCGTCGACCCGGGACAGCATCGCCGGCAGATCATCGCGTCGCGCCATCGCAAAACCCATCCTGCTCAACCCCAGGATCTGCGAGAGCACGACCCCCAGCATCGCCGCGAGTCCGCCCACCGCCACGAGTGCGGGCAGCCAGGCGTGCGATGTTGACGATGCCGCGACGTACAGTGGCGCGGCGGTGCGGGCGAGCGCGGGTGCGCCGGCGGTGCCGATCGCGACCGCCGCCACCGCCGCGTACAGCAGAATGGCACCGACGATCGTGATCATGACCGCACGCGGGATGGTGCGTTCCGGGTGATGCACCTCCTCTCCGAGCGTGGCAATGCGCGCATAGCCGGTGTATGCGAAGAACAGCAGTGCCGCGGCGCGCATGATGCCGCCGATGCCCGTTGGCGCGAAGGGCTCGAAGCTGGCGCCGGTGGCGTCGTTCGCAGCGAAGAGGACGAAGACGAGCAGTGCACCGACGGACGCCGCGACGATCGCGAGGTTCGCCGCGCTGGTGCGCTTCACGCCGAAGAGGTTGAGGACGGTGAACAGCACGATCGCCGCGACGCCGGCCGCGCGCGGCGGCAGATCGGGCACCAGCGCACCCAGGTAGCCGCCGAGCCCGATCGCGACCGTTCCTGCCGCGGCCGTCTTGCTCGCGAGGAACATCCACCCGGCGATGTAGCCGGCCCACCCGCCCAGCAGGCGGTAGCCGTACTCGTAGCTGCCGCCCGCGTAGGGATAGACCGCGGCGAGCTGTGCCGATGACAGCGCGTTGGCGGTTGCTGCGGCGCCTGCGATGCCGAGCGCCACGATCAGGGCTGGTCCCGCAGCGCCGGCCGCTACGCCTGTCACTACGAAGATGCCCGCGCCGACGATCGCACCGAAACCGATGCCGACCGCATCCAGCAGGCCGAGAGCGCGGCGAAGCTGCGGAGCGTTGTCGGAAGCCATGCCGGGATGTGACCACTCTCGATGGGAGACCGCAAGGTGTGTCGTTGCGTCAGCGTCGTGGACGCCGCATGCTGGCGCGCACGCCGGCCGCACCACATCTTGGCCCGACCCCAACGGAGGCTGCCATGAAGCGACTCGTGACTGCGGCTGCGGTCGTCCTGCTCGCGTTTGCTGCACCTGCGGCTGCGCAGGAGCCCGAAAGTCCACCGCCCCTCGAGATCGGCGCCGTTGCGCCTGATTTCGAGCTGCCCGGCGCCACGCGTTACGGCGTGCTGCGCGACCCGGTCCGCCTCAGCGACTTCAACGGCAAGACCGTTGTGCTCGCGTTCTTCTTCAAGGCGCGGACCCGCGGCTGAACGATCCAGATGCATGCGTACCGTGATCAGTACGCCCGGATCTTCAAGGATGGACAGGATGTGGTGCTGATTGCGATCAGTGCCGATCCGATCGAGGAACTCGCCTCATGGGCACGGGACGACCAGTTCCAGTTCCTGATGGCGAGTGATGCAGGGACCGAAGTCGCCCGCCAGTACGGCGCGCTTGCATCGCGCCCGGGGCTGACCAACAGGAATCTCTTCATCGTGGGACCGGACGGGCGGATCGCCTTCCGCGCCGTTCCGTTCCGCGAGATCGATCCGACCGCGTACGAGGAGCTCGAGGCCGCGATCGATCAGCTCACGGGCGAGCCGGAGCAGTAGCTCCGGTTCGCCTCAGCGCCGCAGGACCTGCTGCACCGCCGCGAGCAGGTCCTGGTCGGCGCCCTGCCCGGTGTAGGCTACCTTCCCACTGCCATCGAGCACGACGACGTAGGACGTGGTCGGCGCGCGATACGCCCGCGTGGCGGCGCCGCGGGCGTCGAACAGGATGCGGCCGGGAACGTCGTGGCGCTGCAGGTGACGGCGGATCGAGCGCGGGTTCTGGTTGACGCCGACGGCAATCACGAGCACGTCGATGGCATTGCCGTAGCGCTGTGTGATGGTGCGCATCTGCGGCTCCAGCTCCTCGCAGAGCGGGCACCACGTTGCCCAGAACTCGAGCAGCACCGGCTTCGTGCCGACGACCGTGCCGAGGTCGACCGCATTGCCGTCGAGATCCTCCACCACGGCAGCCGCGGGGGCTGTGCCGATCGGCAGCCCGATGTCCTGCGCAGAGGCATCCGCGGCCGCCGCGGCGCACGCGGCCAGCGCCAGCAGCGTCACTCCTGCAAGCTTCTGCACCATGTGAACCGGTCGTGCGTGCTCGTTCACCATGCCATTCCCGCCTGGATCAGGTAGTACTCCGCCATTGCGAGCATGATCACACCGGCGATCCGTTTCGCCCAGACCATCCATGTGCCGGATCGGGGTAGTCT
This Longimicrobiales bacterium DNA region includes the following protein-coding sequences:
- a CDS encoding redoxin domain-containing protein, with the translated sequence MHAYRDQYARIFKDGQDVVLIAISADPIEELASWARDDQFQFLMASDAGTEVARQYGALASRPGLTNRNLFIVGPDGRIAFRAVPFREIDPTAYEELEAAIDQLTGEPEQ
- a CDS encoding DUF411 domain-containing protein — its product is MSTRRQWFAAAGAGAALAALSPLMFLTGCERGAEGGSPGAALAMNGDGPLVRMRKNPGCGCCDDWAKHMEANGFRVESREDPGIYEYKQQLGIPRELVSCHTAEVDSYVLEGHVPADLVQRMLTEKPAIVGIAVGGMPMGSPGMEGPYKDPYNVVAFRKDGSQMVYASR
- a CDS encoding APC family permease — translated: MASDNAPQLRRALGLLDAVGIGFGAIVGAGIFVVTGVAAGAAGPALIVALGIAGAAATANALSSAQLAAVYPYAGGSYEYGYRLLGGWAGYIAGWMFLASKTAAAGTVAIGLGGYLGALVPDLPPRAAGVAAIVLFTVLNLFGVKRTSAANLAIVAASVGALLVFVLFAANDATGASFEPFAPTGIGGIMRAAALLFFAYTGYARIATLGEEVHHPERTIPRAVMITIVGAILLYAAVAAVAIGTAGAPALARTAAPLYVAASSTSHAWLPALVAVGGLAAMLGVVLSQILGLSRMGFAMARRDDLPAMLSRVDERGVPRTAVIVVGTVAAIVAATGALDAVAAAASFTILVYYGITNAAAIRLRNPERWLPAWVPVFGVLACATLALSLDLRTIIVGLVVLAAGVVVRVVQRR
- a CDS encoding class I SAM-dependent methyltransferase encodes the protein MSKTYDRQYFDRWYRSARAVVRDDVVQRKARLALAAAEHLLGREVHTVLDVGCGEAPWRGILRRMRPELEYTGVDPSEYAVHRYGRTRNIIQGTLLELDELYLDRDYDLVVCSDVLQYLPNDDVREGLRLLARRTAGVAYIEAFTAGDDMVGDREDWHMRSAEWYRRAFRLAGLVPVGLYLFIGPRLYPTTNELERCGS
- a CDS encoding M14 family zinc carboxypeptidase, with the translated sequence MTRRLHAAALLCMAPLALILSACAQQAVVQPQTPVPAQQQAAPTALDVPAPASHLGFEIGADRKLADWDQLVGYYEKLAQASPRVTLDTLGTTTKGRPFVMLTVTSPENHARLDEYLAMQRKLADPRTIRDDAELQSLLRDMRSVVLITHQIHSTEVGGGLTAARMLHRLASSNDAEVLEILDNVILLDVPSLNPDGLDWVSEFYMQHVGTPYEGMSPPWLYQFYVGHDNNRDWYAFTQKETQLAIEHGHNVWRPHIVHDIHQMGANGARIFFPPYIDPVEPNVDPALVSALNQLGAYMAAEVTARGMPGAVIGAIYDAFTPARAYQHYHGGVRILSETASARLASPLDVPGERVRGGREYDAATASWKYPMPWTGGTWRIGDIVDYMETGALALLSNAARNRTFWVENFYNINRRAVEGWEEWPAAWVIPAEQDNPIGLSHVLRILTMADVEVHRATAPFTTNGRQYAAGTYVIPMQQPYASFAQAMLEVQEYPDLREYPGGPPRRPYDVTAHTLPLLMDIEAAEVEAWSGAAPSLSAPIEQVDWRFELPPSLRGPDAPRIAIYKSWQEPMEAGWTRWVFDMHELRYDTLKDARIRQGNLNRDYDVILLQSQSPRSIGEGYEAGSLPEQYTGGMSEAGIAAIRDFVRNGGRVVAIEQATDFVTEVFDLPIESAVEELRPQDFYIPGSILRADLDTSHPLTRGMDPSVNVWYWGDSRAFDVGGGDVQVLARYATGNPKVSGWILGPEHIAGKPALVTARVGQGDVVLFGFQPNYRGQTIATWPLLWSALTP
- a CDS encoding TlpA disulfide reductase family protein, producing the protein MVNEHARPVHMVQKLAGVTLLALAACAAAAADASAQDIGLPIGTAPAAAVVEDLDGNAVDLGTVVGTKPVLLEFWATWCPLCEELEPQMRTITQRYGNAIDVLVIAVGVNQNPRSIRRHLQRHDVPGRILFDARGAATRAYRAPTTSYVVVLDGSGKVAYTGQGADQDLLAAVQQVLRR
- a CDS encoding serine hydrolase; this translates as MRLVGLRRSRRLHVMLLHALVAALMVLPSSVAAQAAPLGGLDSYIESAMRDWSVPGLAIAVVRNDSIIHARGYGVRELGRPDRVDEHTLFAIASTTKAMTTAALGMLVDEDSLDWDDRVVEHLPSFELSDAYLTHNLTVRDLITHRAGISRSDNLWIAGPFDRAEVLRRARYLEPVNGFRSQYGYHNVMYTTAGEVVAAAAGMSWDDFIEQRLFRPLGMDRSTTRAAVVATRDNVSAPHTWDDDRVIAGQLRNYDNLGGAGSAFSSVHDMAQWIRLHLNEGVYEGQRLLSEATMRELHEPQVVIHADTTSERMYPGTNLRAYALGWQVQDYHGHELVHHSGSLNWTRTHVMMVPEEDIGVVVIANLGSSNLQQGIAFRVIDALLGLPQRDWSAELLALAQRGEKRSEARAKEVEESRVPDTRPSLALDGYTGTYRSELYGDVRLRMENGHLVLDYAPDYVADLEHWHHDTFRAVWRRAGFGRDFVTFSLDRDAEAAELELSGFGEFERVEAEPAAP